In Setaria italica strain Yugu1 chromosome IX, Setaria_italica_v2.0, whole genome shotgun sequence, the genomic stretch tacaATTATcgtcggaaaaaaccttggtggcagtatacaatttcctagacaaacaaaaattcaatgatttcatactacttccatacaacttcaagtaagtgtgtgtataccgtctactttcgttgtctttttccttacctgattaattaGTTAGccctaatatgcatgaacattttacgtacgcaacttccactggatcctgattataattgaacttgaaagaagccacgtcactgtcttcgattcgttgaggaaagatccggtggagtaccaagacatgcaagacatgctaggcttgtaataattctggacctttatctctatgcaaaagtttgttttctaaattttatccctgttacactatatcattcattattctaatccgcagcgcatggaaacaattcataaggacacacaaaggtccattcaaagaaaaacttacatggaacacagacttcccggtacgtatgaagtctgcacatttagtacattgtataatacgaatattttataacttattttttccacactgaagtgcttaagacaggaacccgggaataatctatgtggctactacatctatgagcacatgcatagttttatgggatccaagggactaaagatgacgccgcacaactttaaagtacgtaaaataaaactattactagttaattattttctagctccttatatttaattgttcgtgtaacattcacaaatttccaaattatagatgttaaatattcaacaaggactcttgaagaaagaaagagtagcggcaatatgtgaaggtctcattggattcctaatggacgaggtggtaaatccacaaggagaattttattacgatggatgacAATTAGATGCTCTGAGCAACatctcgacgggaagattgtagatatatagtttgatttgtatatataatacgcgctaagattgatttgtatatatagttgatttcattatactagttgCATTGtatatatgaattgtgtatatatatagtaattgtataattacaaatttcattcgtttacatactagttgatttcattataaaaaaaagtctcaactactaaaggttaacaaaagggccgcgatACTACGTACGTGATACATAAAAATTTCAAGGGCTATGCAGgacgccatttagtcccggttggctttcccaaccgggagtaaagggcctgtcccgcgcctggcgtggcaggccctttagtcccggttggtggaaccaaccgcgactaaagggtgacctttactcccggttgaaggatccgggactaaagacccccctttatcccggttgatttatcccggatggattttcggaagatatgcaccctaccaaccgggattaaaggccaGTTCTCTACTTAGTGAAAACTCGAACAAGAGAGCCTCTGCACTACACTAGCTTCCTTATACACATCTTCCTTCATTAATATTACACTTTGAACAAAAATTACCAGAACAACTGTATTATATTGGTTTTATATAGAAAGCACCAAGTCTCTACTGGACAAAACTCTTGTGACAGATGCTCCTTATATTATGCAGTATTAATAAACGTCATACGACTTGTCAAATTATGTCCAATCCTAGTCCTGGCTTCGTGGCTCCTTATTTTTTACATCCATGAGACATACTAATAcatattctaagcaaacatgtTAGTTTCGTTGATTATATTGTGATATCAGTCACTAAAACTAGTGCCATCTTCGCTCTATCTATTTATAGAGAGACGGCGTTACAAGGCCAACACCTATCTAGCTCTGCCGTAATACAATGCGGTCCATGTAACCCCTTTCAGTACAAAATATTCTGCAAACTGTTGGTAAATGGTAACATTGCCCGCCTGGTAATATAACACTCTCGATGATCTACATACTTATTTTTCGAAATTAAGATATCTGAACTACATACATTCTGAAATAATGTCATACTTACGTGGAGTATTTTTTTCTGAACGAGTTGGAGTAATATAATGTACGCAGTGTGCTTCAACTGAGTTTACAGGCATAGTTTTAattcaataaaaaaatttaCAGTTCTTCGGAAATATCATAAAACTAAATCAAGAGTTTTGTAGTACCTTAATGTGCTACATATAGATATTGTGTAACTGTAAAAATGTATGGCACACGTACGGCAGGTCGAGTATAGGACCCATTTCAAATCATGAAATAGTACGAAAAGATAAAGGACTAGAAAACCTGAGTGTCTCAATAACACATAACAatctccttttttattttttatggatCTTTCTATGATTGATTGCCAGAACAGCCCCTTGGCTTCTCGAGACGGCTTCTACAAATATGCCTAGTCGCCCCTTGCCATGCTCAAGATCCTCAGTCCTCACACACTTCAGCAAGCTCGCCAACCTCGGAGCCGCTAGAAGATGAGCGGCAATCCACTGCCGCCGGGGGCCTGGACTACCGGCCTCTGCGGCTGCTGCGATGACTGCAAAAGCTGTGAGTCACGGCCCTGACCTTTATTTCCGAAATTAAAGCCttaaaaacaaattgaataattTTTAATCTAAGGTCGTTGCATATGAAGGACGTAAGACCTCATCTTAACCTTGTCTAAACATGGCTTAATTTTACTGACCTAGGCAGCCGATCGACGTTCGTGCAGGCTGCCTGGCGTTCTTCTGCCCGTGTGTCGCGTTCGGCCAGGTGGCGGAGACCTTAGACAAGGGCGCCACGTGTAAGTTTTTGTTACATTGAATTATCCCTGCTTGCTCAAACAAAATGCAACTACATACTAATACTACTACTACTTTTCAATATGCAGCCTGTTGTATGGCCGGTACGATCTATTGCGCACTGTTGCACGCGGGAGTGTGCCTGCTCCACTGCCTCTACTCCTGCTCCTACCGCCGGAAGCTCCGGGCGGCGTACGGCCTGCCTGCGGAGCCATGCGCCGACGGCTGCGTCCACTGGTTCTGCGAGCCATGCGCGCTCGCCCAGATGTACCGGGAGCTCAAGAACAGAGGCGCCGACCCGGCAGATGGTAAGCAGCGCGTGCTTGTATCCATCCATCTCATGAGTTCCAGTTCGGATGAAAATCGAAGTATTTTCACAATCAACCATAGATTATTGGCCTCGGTGCCCTCTCCGGCACTCGCTCTCGCTCTCAAACATTAATTCTAAGCCTACTCTAAATATGAACGGCACAGAAACGAATTCTCACTCTAGTTCCAGTTCCCCATTTAACCCCAGTTTCTCAACCGGGACAACCAAATCAGCACTGAAAGTCTTTATCTTTAATCTCGGttgaaatacccgggactaaagacaacCTTTAGTCCCTAtcggtattaccaaccgggactaaaagtgcCTCCATGCACATggccctttagtcctagttggtgtaGGATTTAGTGACTGGTAGCCCACCCAGAGGTACCCagatggtagatttgtaggcgagAGAGATTGTGAAAcaaagaactcgaatggtaacatagAGACGCAAGGTtcagacaggtttgggccttcggagagtaataccctacttcctgtgttctggtggatcgTATTGCTGGTATGAATTGTTATGGGTTGGCGTGCCCTCGAGGGGTgtccctggccgccttatatagaccaacgacctagggttacaagtcggataggatctaattctagtcggttgttacatggaaagcaatctaagtcgGACTACAACACATATCCCGCAATATCTCGGTAGAATTTGTTTTGCCTAGCCTTGCCAAGCTCGTGCTTCGCAGAACTTCACGCCTTGCCCCACACGCCATGATCGGAAGTGGTGGTTATATGCTCATTGGTCCTCGTCGTCGAGATGGTGGTTGTTGCTTTGTgattgctccacctcctcctcttgaatAGGTTCCAGCTGACCTCCCCTGCGGCAGCTGTGGTCAGCTCGGCTGCGATCGGATCTACTCTGGGTAGATCCACCTCGGGAGTGCCGGGTAGATGTAGTTTCTTGAGTGTGATGACTAGCTTCTGGAGCGTGCCGGGGAATTGGCCCTTTCCTCGATCTGGGCGTTGGCAACACGGATGCGTGTCCGGATCCGTTGTAGTTGTTCCGAGTTCGGAAGATTTTCCAGGTCGGCAAAGacagcccccaggttggcctagGTGGTGAAGACGTCATGGTCTTCCTATTTGAAGTCGTTCTGGAGGTTACGAGCGCGCACAGGGTTGGGATGCCTGCGCCGACCTCCAGCGTCTCCTTGGTCGCCATTGTCGCCGCTGTTTGGTGCCGGCGGGACGGGTGCTATGCCGGCCGCTGCAGGGGCGGCAGGCGGCTAACAAGCTTACTCAGCTCGTTCCTATTGCCGACGTTTGCCACGGTCTCGGCTCCTCTCATTGCACCCTTCCTCCTGAGAGGAAGTTTCACCATCACGGGGAGGTTCATCAGCGGAGACAGCAAAGACTTCCTGATATCTCCATTTTGCCTCATGCTGAAAATCTCaaatttctctatctctaaatcataaaacaaagcatactaACGATGAAAGAAGGGAGTATGAAGTTGCTAACTTTAGAATacttggatgagtgaaattctcAAGAAATCGTGGAAAAATTGTGCAGCACCCTATGCTCGTGAGGTCACCATGGAGAAGAGCCCAAGCTCTCGGTCAATGTGTGGCTCGGGCTCGGGAGGAAGAAGTTGTTTTATACGTGGatatttagtcccgattggtaacacCAGCTAGGACTACTTACTGAGTATTAATCCCGCTTGGTGTTACCGATCGGGACAAAATGAGCCTAAGctcattagtcccggttggtgagtaTTACTCCTcgttggtgttaccaatcgggactaaatgtCCTCCAGATTCCCTCCGTAGGAAGTAGTCATTACAATCAGGATTAAAGGAGATCTTTATTCCCAGTTAGTAATAACAACTGGGTCGATTGTAGCtattggacccgggactaataACTCATTAGTCCCGGATCCTGTTTCATCCGAGATTTTTATTGATGGATGGATGTCTAGTTCTCCACTAGTGTCAGATCACACGTAATCATGTTATATTAGTTAAAGATTAATACAAGTATGGCTATGCTGGAACTCACTGGGATCCAAAATCCAGAAGGAAAGGGATACAATTTTGGGATATCATAATTTCGATATGCCAAGGAAAGATACATTGGTCCATGTTTTGCCGTCTTATATATAGTAGCCGTCTTATATGGACCCAGAAGCAAAATGATTCTTATAGGACGGCACGGACGAGTAGCCGGGCGGGTGCGAGCGGGCGGTGCGGGGCTGGCGCTTAGTGCGGGTGGCGGGCGGGTGGCCGGGCGGGCACGTGCACGGGCGGGTGGCGCGGGTGGCtttgtttcttatttttttggaatttttttagtcccggttggtaacatgAGCTGGACTAAAGTTTCCCTTTAATCCTGGCGAAtaatccgggactaaaggatcccctttGTCTCGAATAGTTAATCCCGGTTAGATTTTTGGGAtctatgacccttaccaaccggatGGTAAGGTCTGTTTTCCAGCTGTGGGAGTACATGCTATTAATTTGGACATGATGTAACATTTAGATCCAAAGTAGAACGTTAGCTGTCCTTTAGATCAACAGCAAGATTCCACTTATAACATGCATGATTGCGAATGGTGGTTTCAACGGAAGACAACTTTGATATGATTGCAAAGTGCATTCCCAAagaagtcaaagaagaacatgATTATATTGTAGAAGGACCCTGCTTAGTGAAACTAGTTTTGACGCCCCAGATATTTATATAattttatataaacttgatcaaagctAAAATAGTTGATTTAtgacaaaactaaaatgacttAGAATTTGTTCCGGAGGCAGCGATGAGACTTATGTATCCTCAGCATATATGTAGCACGTGGCAGTAGTTAAGAAATGAGTGTCGACGACGACCTTATCATACGAGGAATATAAGGCTACATTTGTACTTGTACGCTGGTAACATGATTGCAAAGTAAGGAACCACTTGCACACGTGACACGTTCTTCCTAATACATGTACGATGTATCGGCAGAATGCTGCCGTCACTCCAGACTAAGAGGTGGAGACAACAAGAGCAAAGCACTATAGGAGGCATGAAATGGTGGCGACGGGACCGGGAAAGAAAGTGGGACGCGCGCGGATGGCGCAACCGTACGTTGGCAGCATAATTTCGTCTTTCTTTATGTTCCATCACGAGCGCAACGACCTCCACTGAGATATATTCTCTCGCCGAAAACGTCAACGCCTAGGTGAAGTCGCAAGTTTCCTTGGCTTAGTATGCTTTAGGAAACAACACAGATGTTACCTAGACCTCTGCCGTGGCAGTTTCTACTACATTTGTTCGCTTTAACAAAACTTTGCCTCGCTTGGATTTAATTTGGAGAATATTTAGCTTTTGGACATTCCAAAACCTAGTAGTCCAAAAGTGATAAAAAAACTCGAACAAGACCTGAGCCTCTGCACTAGCTTCCTTATACACATCTTCCTTCATTAATATTACACTTTGAACAAAAAATTACCAGAACAACTGTATTATATTGGTTTTATATAGAAAGCACCAAGTCTCTACTGGACAAAACTCTTGTGACAGATGCTCCTTATATTATGCAGTATTAATAAACTTCATACAACTTGTCAAATTAAGTCCAATCCTAGTCCTGGCTTCGTGGCTCCTTATTTTTTACTTCCATGAGACATACTAATACATATCAGTCACTAAAACTAGTGCCATCTTCGCTCTATCTATTTTTAGAGGGACGGCGGCACAAGGCCAACAACTATTGCCCTGCCCTATTACAATGCGGTCTATGTAACCCCTTTTAGTACAAAATATTCTGCAAACTGGTGGTAAATGGTAACATTGCCCAGCCTGGTAATATAACACTCTCGATGATGTACATACTTATTGTCGAAATTAAGATATCTGAACTACATACATTCTGAAATAATGTCATACTTAGgtggagtatttttttttctgaacgaGTTGGAGTAATATAATGTGCGCAGTGTGCTAATTAATCATTTTCCCTTAAATGTTTCATCTTTTCAAGGATGGGAAGCTCACTCACAGAAGACGTCCATGGCTCCTGTACCAATGCAAGACATGACGCGTTGACGAGGAGTGTGTCGCAAGAAATGCACTTGATCAGCAGTAGTGTTGTGGCTAGCAGTACATTTGTGAGTATATGTTTTGCTGGGGGTCCACGTCTGGATCAGGTGTGAATATAGTTGTAAATTAAgtgtaaaaataaaatataatcaTGAAGTTCTTATAATATATTATCAAAATAGTACTTGCAGATCTTCCAATAGATGGATTATATTAGTTTGTTGCAACAGTCTAGATATAAATCGGATGGTAAATCTTTTTCCCTGTGCATGGAACAAGTCCATATAAATAACAATAATTTATGTTGCATGAatcattttatgatttttaaAAGCTCAGTCATGAGCTCGAGTGCACTGCCGAGCCCACACGTCAGGAGGCCCATCTCCAGCCGCGACAGAACTTGAAGGAACTGAGCGTGGAGTGGGTTTTCTTTGGCAACTATTAatatgtaatatattttcatcaAACATGATTAATCAATACTGGAAAACCcaccattagtcccggttggtaagccaCATATATGTCTCCAAggatcaactgggactaattaTTCGGGATAAAAAGTCCCCCTCTTTCCCTTTAGTCCCTGgaactaaaaaattaaaaaaaataaaaagtgcTCGCTCTGTCTACTCCGGACCCGCTCCACACCGGGCCCTCACCTGTTGGCCGCGCCGCTCCGCCTGTGCCGAGCCTGCGCCCGCCCCCGCCTGCCAGAGGCCGGCCCTTGCGCACCGCTCCGCCTGGAAGGCCTGCGCGAGAataagggagaggagaggaggagagaagataagggagggaagtggaggagataaggtggagagagagagggaaactAAATTAAAGGTACCGGGAAGGCATTTAGTCCTgattgaaaacaccaaccggaactaaaggcccccctAGTTCCGGTTGAAATTACCAACCGGACTAAAGGggtagtcccagttggtaatttcAACCGGAActagggggcctttagtcccggttggtgttttcaatcGGGATAAAAAGCCTCCTCATGctactagccgttgcaaccggaactaaagagggctctttagtcccaattgatattaacaaccaggactaaagagccccccgTCGGTGGCCAACGGTGGCTCATTTTTAACCTGGGActagaccctttagtcccgggtccaaagacaaccgggataaaaagggttggatggaaggtgagttctctgtTAGTGAATAGTGGACCTTCCGGTTGAAAACAATTCAATATCTTGTCTTTTTTCCCAACACAGTACAAATAACCCAATGAACATCTTTGAGAGACTAAACTATTAGATCTCAAAATTGACGAAATCATCACTGGTGTCTCATTGTCGACGGGCATGTTGCCTACCATTGAAAGAATAGTGCCGATTAATTCCTAAAATAAACAAATCTAGGAAAAAAATACGAACACTCGTGCCGATTCTACGACTCGAACCAGAGTGAGCAGTTTGCTCTAATCATCCTGTCCTAACGTCATATTTACATGACTGGATTGGAAAAAAATCACTGCACGCTAACAAATACTGTTTATGAAGAAGCACCAATTGTAACATCCAactttttagagcatttaaaaacacaggctttttaaaaaaatttctttaAACTGAACCTACTTTCTTTCCCCAAATATTCAAACCACTTTTTACAAATAAAACCTTGCATATATATGAGCATATGTGTTGCATGTGATTGCTCTAGCATTCTCTTTTTCTCCACCTTAGGATTATTCCCTTCCTCTAAATCCTAGAATGGATATTTGAATTTATTGAAATATTAATTCTATCCAAAGCCTTATACCAAACTCCCTACTATTCACAACCTTGGTTTCATCTAGGCCAAACCCCTTCTATCAAACTCCAAAACCCTGGGAATAATATTTCCTCAACTGAAATTAATACTCCAAATTAGATTAAATATTAAACTTCATCCAAAGTTCCTAGAAAACTCCCAACTAATTCTAAATATATCCAAGCTCTTCTTAAGTGCCATCTTCATGACCACTCTAAGCCCACCCTTcaaatttcatccaaatttgaGACCCCTTCAAATTTGAATACAaacttgagggataagggtacgcACGGGTCCCCAACGACTAGGATACTAACCGGCCTGACAAGTAGGCCCCGCCCGACCATGGCGTGCAGGGTAAGGTATTAAGATACATGGAGAACAAGCTTGGAGGACGGGCGAACGGATCCTGcctggatattgcgggatataAATTGTTGTAGTCCAACTCAAATTGCTTTTTatgtaacaaccaactaggTTTAGATCCTATctgattgtaaccctaggtcatcaaccTATGTAAGGCGGCCAGGGGCACCCCCGAGGATGAATAATCCAACGCACATCAACTCTTCGCATCCCATACTAGTAATACAAATCAGCAAAACACAaaaacgtagggtattactctctgaaggtctgaacctatctaaaccttgcacCCTTGTGTTAACATTTAAGCTCTTAgtcttgcgatctcccccgcttacaaatctaccacctgggtaaccccttCGTGGACTGCTGGTCACTAAAACTGACAGTTGGGATGCCAGGtcggggtgattgtgagatcctccccagcgagctcgatggcatctcacCCCGacgtcatcttccccgagagcatgaagacTTCCTTGCCAATCCGATTCAGCTTCGCTTTGGGAGCATGCCGGTAgactccaactccaccgcctccgGCGCTGACTCGACGCCCACCGCCATCTGTCGGATCCGCATCGACGGAGCAAGGTCTCCACCTGAGAATCATCAGGCCGCTTGCCCAACAGGTcagtgatctctctctctctctctctcagagaggaTCCCGCGCATTCTCGTGGCAGCCcgcccacccacaccctccgatCTAATCATGGGGCTAGACCAAATCAGCAACAcaattgctgagtgcatcaatcTCTCTGAGGCGGCACTACGCGCTAGAAGGTCGGCCCTTTTAGCCTCAAGAACTTGGCTACCATGCTTTCCAAAAAACTCTCGCAATCATTCTAGATCCAATCTGAAGATCCACCCGAACCTACTCAGTTTGTGAACTATGGTGAACATCCAACACCTGcggcgcttctacccttaggacctaaaagctatgtactctttttACATTttacattgaataaataaaacctcagaGGTTTTTGCGTACCTACTACCTTCTCGCTTTCTTAGCCGAGCTCTTAACCACGCTCGAGGGCTGTCCGACCTATTCGATAGATCTCTGAGTCCCAACTTTACGCTCTAGGGCTTCCCCCGCTATCCGCTGATCTCCGAGTCCCAACTTTTCTTCTACCCCTCTAGAGGTtatacgactaactcgtgtggaaGACGTCCTAGCATGCGAAACCTATACAACCTTACGTTTGCcccctctacaagctcgagatccgctctcagcagagtGCTGGCTAGGATGGGCTAGGTGCTTAGCAACTACAGGTCTAGACCACATGGTGTCCTGTCAAACATACCAAGGCAGGGAAGGAGTTTTGCCTTTACATAATTTAATCAACAAGTTTTCTTGCCCCTTGGCACAGATTGATACATTTTACAGTTTTTTCATTACAGGTTCCTTAACTACGTCCTCCGCGGCTTGTTAATATTGCTCTGCCAACGCTGGGAGGTTACCAGCATTAAAGTCCTCAGCAATGCCCGTTCCGGCGCGCTTCACAGCCAGCTGGGGGAAGTGCATCTTCAGAAGCACCATGACATTCTTGTCGCACTCCATGGCAGTCTCCTTCATCAAGGCCTTCAGCCGACTTGGCGCATTCTTCGACTCGATTACAAACCAAGCTAAGTCATCTATTCatttaaatattttacggcttTCGTGTACCTCCACATGCCTCAATTCTCCTATGTCTCCGTGACTTTCGCTGACCACCCTGGTCACACCTCTgactgcttatacagcttgATTCGTCCACTACATGGGCAGTCGGGGGTTGCGCCCTATGAGTGAGTGCCCAGCGCACACTCTTTGCTTTTCCGCATAGTTCCgactgctttgcggcttgtcTGCTCTCTTAACAGTTGCTAAAGTACTTGGGTAGCACACACTTTAATCTGTGAAACCTCGACTCATCTTGTGATGCCCCGTATACAAGCTCGAGATTCGCTCTCAGCAGACTGTTGGCTAAGCAAGGCTAGGTGtttaaacgtaataggctaactactccaGGAAATTACATGGCCCACAAGAGCAAGGCACGCAAGGATTTACTTTTACACCCATAAAACTCaaagttattcaattattaaatgctCTACATTATGTTGCATAATCtttgtattgtccttttacagctTCGAAACTACTCGGTGTGCCGTGCTTctgtggctcagctagctcccaggcttgggaGCTGGGTGCTACAGATGACTCGGGGTGTCTCCCATTGCCCGgtcgacctctctggctcggggcggTAGGCGACTTGCAGTGCTTTCGCGGCTCATCCGGCTCCCACgttcgggggctgggcaccacaAACGACTCGACGTGCTTCGTGCCACCCGGCCGACCTCCCGTGAAACTGAATTTTTTTCATCAACGGTCAAAATCTAGAATTATGATGTGGTTACTAAGGTAGGACACCTAGAAGCCCATGGCAGCAAGATTGCTTAGATTTGTAAGTGAGTGAGGTACATGCCGATGCACATGCTTGCAGTTACCAAATGATCAAAGCGATGCTTCAACACGTTGGCGACCACGATGCGATCCTGATCGCCACCGCAGATGTCAAAATGTTGCAGCATGCGACAAGAGACAAACATCTCCGCGATAGGCTGGTGGCAGGTATCCTCTGGTGCTGCCATTGCTTTGATCATCTTCAAAGAGGTAAGTACAAATGCAGAGATGGAGAGAGACTTTTGGAGTGCGAGATCATTCTGATACTTGGAGTGGTCGGGCCTTTAAATATACAAAGTGGAAGGGATATGAAGCGCTAGAACTTCTCGATTTCACACCCTGTCATCGAAGAGACCACAGTGGTTAACTCTTCTCTCTCGACTTCACACCCCTCGCCACCAAATGATATACCTCTTCAACTTCTCTCTCAACTATCGCATGCGTAACCGTTGAAATTCATCGCAATCCATTGAAATTCAAACCCCTACATTTAACGACTATTCTAATCGATTGATTTTCAAACAAGCTAAAATATTGATATATGTGTGCCGTTGCGCAGTGGCACAGGTGCGTTTAAGTAAACGTGCTAGGGTGAAAAAGCATCGGCAAGTTTATTTCTTTATTTGTGTTGATCTTGTTTGCGCTGGTGCGAATAGACTAAATGCACCGGTGCAATTTGGCCTGGCAAGTATGAGCCGATACGAATGACGTTCTCTGCAGTATTGTATATTACGAGATGTAATGTCTCCCCCTTAGTGGACCATTGCTGTGGTAGCTCATTCGCAGCTTTTAATTTGTTTTAGATAAGGAGACGAGGTGAGGATGAGGTCAGGATTCGGtcaaaaaaataagaagaagaCGAGATGAGGAGAACAAAATTGTTTTACTATTATACCCCCTCTGTTCAAAATCTTCTTAATCTTTAGCCAGTGTTTTTCTATGAGTATCTGACCATAATTTGTCCTATGATCTGATATCAATAGTTATGACAAAAACTTGATAATAAGCTAGCATTTTTAATATGAATCTCATGGGAATAATCAATTTTATGCTTATAATCCAAATTTTGTTGGACTAGGTAGGTATTGATGAATCGAAGCATCAACCTCGATGGCCAAATCACATCTTACGATANNNNNNNNNNNNNNNNNNNNNNNNNNNNNNNNNNNNNNNNNNNNNNNNNNNNNNNN encodes the following:
- the LOC101756883 gene encoding cell number regulator 4-like isoform X1, which encodes MSGNPLPPGAWTTGLCGCCDDCKSCCLAFFCPCVAFGQVAETLDKGATSCCMAGTIYCALLHAGVCLLHCLYSCSYRRKLRAAYGLPAEPCADGCVHWFCEPCALAQMYRELKNRGADPADGWEAHSQKTSMAPVPMQDMTR
- the LOC101756883 gene encoding cell number regulator 4-like isoform X2 codes for the protein MTAKAPIDVRAGCLAFFCPCVAFGQVAETLDKGATSCCMAGTIYCALLHAGVCLLHCLYSCSYRRKLRAAYGLPAEPCADGCVHWFCEPCALAQMYRELKNRGADPADGWEAHSQKTSMAPVPMQDMTR